The nucleotide sequence CACCACGTGAGCGATGCCGCCGCGCCCCACGTCGTAGAAGTGCTCGATGCCTTTTTCCTGCACCCAGCTCTTGAGCTTCTGGTACATCTTGGCGGCCTTGATGTTCATGGCGGGCACCGAGTGGTCGGGCACCGCCACGATCTTCTGCGGGTCGAACACCCGGTCCATGCCGCGTTCCTCCAGCATCCGCAGCGCGGCGGGGGTGGTGATTTCGTGGCACAGCACCCAGTCGGTGGCACACTCGATGAGCTGGCCCGGCACCACGGTGTCGTGCCCGCTGTGCGCGGCCAGCATCTTCTCGGCAATCGTCATTCCCATATGGACCTCCCCCAGATCAATCCTTCGGACGAAAAACGCCCCCTCAGCTACTCGGCTGCGGGGGGCACGTGAAGAACGGCTGGGAAACTCGCGCTCAACGCCCCAGACGAAGAAGAAGGCCCGCCGGGGCCGGTTTCTCACGGGTCACGCTGAACATGCCTGGACTGTAGCGCCGGGCCGGGGCCGGGGCAGGGGGGCGGGTTAGGCAGGCTGGCAGTGGTGGGCCGGGGCCGCGCACTCGGCGCTGTCCACGACCACCACCCGGGCCGACTCGGGCACCCAGAAGCGCCCGGCGTTCTCGCGGTCCGGCAGGCACGGCAGCCGCACCCGGCGGGGCAAAGTCAACGCGCGGAGCACCCGCAGCTGTGGCGCCGGGTCGGGAGCCAGCCACAGCACGACCTCGCCCTCGGTCGTCTGACAGATGAGGTAGCCGTTGCCGTTGAGAGTGCGCTGCGGCAATCCCAGCGCTGTAATGACGAGTTGTCTCTCAACTGGCATCATGGCACTATTGTGCCACCTCTACTTTTACCGGGTTCTGACAGCCGGTCTGACAGCCGGGTCTTAACGCTCACCCCCACTTTCGGTGGACGTCTGGGGGGGAGTGGGGGAAGACATTGCCGCCACGACCGATATCCGCCTGCCCCTGGAGCGCTTGAAATTCAGTGTCCGCGCCGCCCTGCTGTGCGTGCGCGACGGCGAACTGCTCGTCCAGACAAGCGGGGGGCGGGCGCCCCCGAACCTTTTTTCTTTCTGCCCGGCGGCACCCTGAGGACCGACGAGGACGCCGCGAGGTGCGCCCGGCGCGAGTGGGAGGAGGAAGCCGGCCTGCCCTGCGGCCCGCTGCGGCCCGCGGCGGTGGTCGAAAACTTTTTCGGGCCGCCAGAAAAACGCCGCACGAAATCGGCCTTTATTTCCGTATGGAGGAGCTGCCCGCCGCTCTGCCGCACGGCGCGTTCGGCGTCCTCGACAATGCCGACACCGGCTTCAAGTGGGTGGCGCTGACCGAACTGGGCGGGCAGGCGGTGTCCCCGCTGCCCGTGCGTGAGCTGCTCGGCGTGCCGGCGGGGGAGGTGCGGCACCTCGTCATCCGGAGCTGATACGGATTCCGCTTAATTCCTGCACAGTCGGGAAAGCGCCGCCTGTGCATCCATATCGCAGAATCCGTATTTTTTCCTACTCGCATCCGCTCGGATTGAATATGAAACTACCAGATTCAATCGGAATCCGTATGAGTCGGGCCACAGCGTCGGGCTACAGCTTCGTCAGGTTGGCGAACTTCACCATCAGTTTCTTGATGCCCGCCGAGGCGAAATGCACCGTCACTTCCTGGCGCTCGCCCACGCCCGCCACGGCCAGCACCTGACCCTCCCCGAACTTGGGGTGCCGCACGCGCTCGCCGCCCCGGTAGGCGAGGTCGGCGGTCAGCGGGCTGGTGTTCTTGACCGCTGTGGTCGCGGCGGGCACGGTGGGGCGGTACTGCTTCCAGGTCTTGGCGCGGTACTCGACGACCTGGCCGTAGGGGTCCACCGTGTCGAACAGGCCCTCGATGTCTTCCAGAAAGGCGCTGTCTTCGGCGGCGTTGGTCTTGCCGAACTGCATCCGGTTTTGCGCGGCGGTCATCAGCAGCCGCTCCATCGCCCGCGTGATGCCGACGTAAAAGAGCCGCCGCTCCTCCTCGATGCCGCCCGGTCCCTCGGCCATCGCGCCCTTGCTCGGCAGCAGCCCCTGCTCGACGCCCACGATGAACACCACTGGAAACTCCAGCCCCTTGGCGTTGTGCAGCGTCATCAGCGTCACGGCGTCTTCGGGGGCGCCTTTGTTCTCGGCTTTGGTGCGCATGTCGTCCACGCTGGAAAGCAGCGCGGCGTCGTCGAGGAAATCGGCAATCGAGCCTTCGTTCTCCTGCGACCATTCCTCGGCGGCGCTGACGAGTTCTTCGAGGTTTTCCAGTCGCACCTGCCCCTCCTGTCCTTCTTGCCGCAAAAGGTCGAGATACCCGCTCGTTTCCATGACAAAGCGGAAAAAGGCGGCAGGCTCGTAGTTGTCGGCGGCTTCGGACATCGCTTCCATCAGCCGCGCGAACTCGACGGCCTTTTGTGCGCCCCGGTCGAGAATGTTCTGCTCGGCGGCGTTCGCGCAGGCGTTCAGAATCGTCGTGCGGTGTTCCCGCGCCCAGTCCATCAGTTTTTGCAGCGCTGTGTCGCCAATCCCGCGCCGGGGCCGCCCGATGATGCGCCGCAGGGCCACGTCGTCGGCGGGGTTGATGGCGAGGCGGGCGTAGGCGAGGATGTCCCGAATCTCGCGCCGGTCGTAAAAGCCCACGCCGCCCACGATGCGGGTCGGAATCTGCACCCGCCGCAGCGACTCTTCAATCACGCGCGACTGTGCGTTGGTGCGGTACAGAATCGCCATGTCCGACCACGCCCGTCCCTCGCCGTGCAGCCGGGTCAGCCAGTCGGCCACGTAATCCCCCTCGGCACGGTGGTCGGTGGCGCGGTGGAAGGTGACGGGGTGGCCCAGCTCCTTGACCGGTTTGAGGGTCTTGTCGAGGCGCTCGGTGTTGTTTTCAATCAGTTTGTTGGCCGCTTCCAGCACGCGCCCGCTCGAACGGTAATTGTGTTCGAGCATGTACACCTTGGCGTCGGGGTAGTCCTGCTGAAAGTCGAGGATGTTCTGAATGTCGGCGCCACGGAACTTGTAGATGCTGTTGTGGACGAGCATGCCGCCCGCAAGGTAGGTGTGCAGCGGCGACACGGTGAGGTCGTACACCGGCCCGGCGTAGTCGAAGGTGTCCACCGCTTCCACGGCTTCTTCGACGAGTTCACCGCCTCGCTCGACAAGCACCGTCATGCCGGGGTGCAGGTGCGAAAGCGGCAAGAAGGCGTACATCACGCCGCCGATCTGGGCCATGCGCTGCAATTCGAGGCCGCCGTCACGGGCGATTTGCTGCGCTTCGGCCAGCGCCTGGGGATAATCCTTGCGGCTGAGTTCCAGGCGGTAGCCGCCCCGGCCATTGGAGCGCACCGCGTGCCCAGCCTGCAAGAGTCGCTCGGCCACGTCCGCGCGGCTACTGCTCCACTGAATGCGGTGATAGCCCACCTGCCCACTGCGGAAATCCTGAAACATCACCAGGTTGACGCTCTGACGCCGCAGGCCGTTTTGCGGGCGGTGGTGCGGGAACTCCGGGTGCAGGTGCAGGTCGGCCATCAGGCGCTGCGCCGCCGCCGCCGTGTCGAGTTCGGCAAAGAGACGCTGAAGGTGGGCTTCGGAGAGCGCGAGTTGCCGCCCCACGCCGTGGAACAGCACCGTGGGCAGGCCGTACTTCGCCGCGTAATACGCTTCCCAGTACGCCGCGTCGGCCCTGGAGTCGCAAATCCGCAGCACCCAGACCTTGTCGCCGTGCTCCTGATTCAGCCGCACCCGGCAGCCGTAGTCGGTGCGCCCCTCGCCGTTTTGCCGCGCCCCCATCGTCAGGCCGATGCGGTAACCCCGGTCCTCGCGCTGCATCAGGGAGACGTACCACTGCCCCTGCATGGGCTGGTGCCGCGCGAGCACCACGTGATGTGGCGTGCCGGTCAGCTCGGCGCTCGCCGTCTTGACCCGCCAGTGCCTGCCGTGCGACTCGCCGCGCTTGACCTGCGTGATTTCGCCGCCTGTGACCCGGTTCTTTCCGCCCGTGCCGCAGATACGGTCACCGACTTGCAATGTCTCGATGGGCCGCCAGCCTTGCGGCGTGCAGATCAGGGTGCCGGGAAGCAGGCACTGATCGGGGTCCCCGACGACCAGCAGGTTCCGGTCCCGCGAAGCCAGCAGCCGCGTCAGCTCGTACTGTGCCCGGTTCGTGTCCTGATACTCGTCGATGTGAATGAACCTGGCCCGGTTCTGCACCCGGTCGAGCACGCCCGGCACTTCCTGAAACAGCCGAACGGTTTCAGTAATCAGGTCGCCGAAATCGATGGCGTTCTGGCCCTTCTTGCGGGCCTCGTAGCGGCGGTAGACCTCGGCGGCGCTCTCACGCGGCAGGCCGCTGATGAACGGCTCGCGGCTGCGGCCCAGGTCGTCGGGCGTCCACAGGTTGCTCTTGGCGCGGTCGATGATGCCGCGCAGGGCGCGCGGCTGCGTCTCGGCCCCGATGCCGGGCACACTGCCCATCACTTCCTTGATGATGTCGAGCTGGTCGTCGTCGTCGTAGATGACAAAGCCGCGCCGGAGGCCGATGTGCTCGCCGTAGGCCCGCAAAATCCGCACGCCCGCCGAGTGAAAGGTGCTCATCCAGAGGTCGCCCGCGCCCGGCACGAGGTGGCTGGCCCGCTCACGCATTTCGGCGGCGGCCTTGTTGGTGAACGTCACCGCCAGAATCTCGCCCGGCTGCACCCCGTAATGCCCGATCAGATGGGCGATGCGGTAAATCAGCGTGCGCGTCTTGCCGCTGCCCGCCCCGGCGATCACCAGTGCGGGGCCGGTGAAATGGTCGGCGGCCTGCGCCTGGGTGGGGTTGAGGGCCTGGAGCAGGTCGGGCGCACCGGGAGAAGCAGTCACCGGGGGATTGTAGCAGGGGGATTTACGTTGTGGGCGTAAAAGGCTGCGGTTCTGGCAGCTTCACCCCGAAACTCCGGCCTCCAGCTCCCGCCGCACGTTTTCGTCCGTATCCGCCGCCAGCCGTTCCCGCACCTCGGCGGGCAGGTCAGCGCGTCCGGCCACCATCAGGCGCACGCCTTCGTCCGGGTCGGCGGCGAGGACGGGCAGCAGCTCGGCGGGCAGGTCGGCGCGGGAAGCGACGGTGCGGCGCACTCCGGCATTCGGGTCGGCGGCCAGTCGGCCCAGCAGGTCGGTGGGCAGGACCGGGGCCAGCGCCACCCCCCGGCGCACCTCCGCGCTCGCGTCGGCGGCCAGCCGCGACAGCCGCTCGGGGCCGAGGTCGGGCCGCACGGCGAGGATGGTCCGCACGTCGGCGCTTTCGTCGGTCAGCAGCACGTCCAGCGCGGCGGCGGGCAGCGTCTCGGCACTCGCCACATGCAGCCGCAGGTCGGGTTCGGGGGCCTGAGCGAGCGCGAGAACCGCGCCGTCGGGCAGATCGTTGCGTTCGAGCAGCGTGCGGCGCACCGCCTCGGCTTCGTCGCGGGCGAGGCGTTCCATCACCTCCGGGCGCAGGTCGGGCCGCCGGGCCAGGGCCGAGCGCACGTCACTGTCGGCGTCGGTTTCGGCGCGGGTCAGCCACGCGGCAGGCACCGTCCAGGCTTGCAGCGCCGCCGAGCGCACCAGCGGCTCGGGGCTGGCCGAGAGCCACTCGCGCACGTTGCCGGGCAGATCGATGCGGCGGGCCAGCGTCGCCAGCACGTCGGGGTCACCGCCCGTCGCCAGGGAAAGCAGGCAGTCGAGCGGCAAATCCAGCCGCCGCGCCACGTTCGCCCGGACCAGGCTGTGCGGGTCGCCCACCAGCGTGCGCAGCAGGTCGCCGGGCAGGTCGGGGCGCAGGGCGACGGCCTTGCGCACGTCGTAGTCGTCGTCCCCGGCGAGCTGGCGCAGCAGGGCTTCCGGCAGGTCCGGGCGCTGCGCCACCGCCTCGCGCACCTGCCACCCGGCGTCCTGCGCGAGCGCCGTGACCCGCTCGGGCGCGAGGTCAGGCCGGGCCGCCAGCGCCGTACGCACCCCGTAGTCCTCGTGCCGCAGCGCCGAGTCCACCACCCAGGCGGGCGCGTCGGGCAGGGCCAGCAGCGCCGTGACCCCCTCGGCAGGAAACCCCAGCAGCAGGCCGGGGCGGGCGAGCCTCAGCAGCGGCAGGCCCGGATTGCTCAGCACTTCACGCGGAAACTGCGCGGCGAGCAGGCCCAGCACTTCGGCGGGGGTGTTGGGGTTGCGGGCGACCCCGGCGCGGACCTGGGCACTGGGGTGCGCCGAGAGGCCGCTGAGCACGTCTGCCGGGGCGCGGGGCGAGGTCGCCGCCTCCAGCGCCCCGGCGCTGCCCAGTGCGGTGAGCGTGCGGGGGTCGAGTTCGGAAAACGTCATGGGGAGGAGGATAGAGCCACCCCCCCAAAATGAAGGAATGTTCCGGCGACTGTCATTTGCCTGCGGTGCGCAGCTGGCAAGCTGTCAACCATGACGTTTGCTCCTGCCCCCTCTCCGCCTCGTGTGCCGAGCGCGGCCGCCACCGTGCGGCAGGCTCACCGTTTCCTGCTGGCGCTGGCCCAGGGCCAGGAACTCGACTGGCGAACCGTCTCGCGCAATGCCCTGCACTGGCTCGAAGACCGCCACCTCATCGAGCCGTGTCTGAGCACACGCGGCTGGGACTACCGCGTGACCTCCAAAGGCGTCCGGGCCGTGCTGGGACAGAAAGCCGCCTGAGCCGTTGCCGCCCCGACAGAGCTTGCCGCCCGCTCCGTGCCGGGCGGTTTTTGTGGTCCCGGCGTGCCCTCCTTGCCGCACCTCCTGTTAGAATGCCCTGTTTCAGAGCGTAGGGGGTCAGGCCACTTACGCCGCAGTCAGAACGCGATTCCAGGCCGTCAGGGGAAAAAGCCGGGGCCGCCGAGAGCTTCCAGCGCCCCCCGCCCCACCCTTTTGCCTGCCCTCAAGGAGCCGAATGCAACCCACCCAACCCCATCCCTCTGTGCCACAGTTGACCGTCCGGGGCGCCCGCGAACACAACCTCAAGGACATCACCGTTTCGTTTCCGCGTGACCAGTTCGTGGTCATCACGGGCGTGTCCGGGTCGGGCAAGTCCACGCTCGCCTTCGACACCATCTACGCCGAGGGCCAGCGCCGCTATGTCGAGAGCCTCAGCGCCTACGCCCGGCAGTTTCTGGGGCTGATGGAAAAGCCCGACGTGGACGCCATCACCGGGCTGTCTCCGGCCATTTCCATCGACCAGAAGACCACTTCTCATAACCCGCGCTCCACGGTGGGCACCGTCACCGAGATTCACGACTACCTGCGGCTGCTCTACGCCCGCGTCGGCACGCCGTACTGCCCCCTGTGCGGGCGCAAAATCGAGAAACAGAGTCCCACCGAAATCACCGACCGGCTGCTGGCGGAGTTCCCGGACAAGCGGGCCATTCTCCTCGCCCCGGCGGTGCGCGGGCGCAAGGGCGAGTACCGCAAGCTGTTTGCCGACCTCAAGCGCGAGGGCTTTTCGCGCGTGCGGGTGGACGGCACGCTCTACGAACTGGAAGAAGCCGAAAAGCTCAAGCTCGAAAAGTTCGAGAAACACGACGTGGACATCGTGATTGACCGCCTGACCCTACGTGAAGGCGACCGCAGCCGCATCGCCGAATCGGTGGAACTCGGGGTGCGCCGGGGCGAGGGGCTGCTGCGCGTGCTGCTGCCGGATGCCGGTGAGAACGGTGAGGCCCACGAGGAGCTGTACTCGGAAAAGTTCGCCTGCCCCGAACACGGCAGCGTGCTGGAAGAACTCGAACCGCGCTCCTTTTCCTTCAACTCGCCCTACGGCGCCTGCGGCGACTGCGCGGGCCTGGGCTTCAAGCAGGAATTCTCGCCCGAGCGCATCATCGACGAAAAGCTGAGTATCGACGACGGGGCCATCATCCCCTGGACGAAAAAGGGCGCCGACGCGGGCATCTACTACCACGACAAGCTCAAGGCCCTGGCCGCCCACCTCGACTTCGACCTCACGACGCCCTGGAAAAACCTGCCTGCGCGGGCACAGAGAGCCGTGCTGCACGGCCCCGGCGAGGCGTTCCCGGTGGTCTATAAGCGCGGCGGCAAGGAAACGATGCGCTTCATGACCGAGTTCGAGGGCGTCGTCACCAACCTGGAGCGCCGCTACGCCGACACCGAGTCCGAGTTCATGCGCGAGAAGCTCGAAGAACTCATGGAACTGCGTCCCTGCCCCACCTGCGGCGGCACCCGCTACAAACCCGAGATTCTGGCGGTGCGGGCAGGCGGCCTGAACATCTCGCAGGTGGGCGGCATGAGCGTGCTGGAGGCCGACGGGTTCTTCCGGCAGCTTCAGGACGGCGAACTCGACCACGACGCCATTCAGCCGTTTCTGAAGGGGCATACCGGCGGCACCGCGAAGGCGCACGGCCCGCTGCACTACGAATATCAACTCAACACCTTCGGCGCGGCGGTGGCGGCGCCCATCCTGAGGGCGATTCGCACCCGGCTGAAGTTTCTGGTGGACGTGGGCCTCGATTACCTCTCGCTCGACCGCACCGCCAACACCCTCTCGGGCGGCGAGGCGCAGCGCATCCGGCTGGCGACGCAGGTGGGCAGCGGGCTGACCGGCGTGCTGTACGTGCTCGACGAACCCTCCATCGGCCTGCACCCCAAGGACAACGGGCGACTCATCGGCACGCTGAAAAACCTGCGTGACCTCGGCAACACCCTCCTGGTCGTCGAACACGACGAGGACACCATGCTGGAGGCCGATTACCTCATCGACATGGGGCCGGGCGCGGGCGTCCACGGCGGCGAGGTGGTGGCGTCCGGCACCCCGGAGCAGGTCAAGGCGGCCAAAAACTCGCTGACCGGGAAATACCTGCGCGGCGAACTGAAAATCGAGGTGCCGCGTGAGCGCCGGGGCGGCAACGGCAAGTTCCTGAAGGTCTTCGGGGCGCGGCAGAACAACCTGCAGAATGTGGACATCGCCATTCCGCTCGGCACCATGACCGTCGTGACCGGGCCTTCGGGCAGCGGCAAGTCCACCCTGATTCACGACGTGCTGCACGCCACGCTCGCCCGCGAACTCAACGGCGCCAAGACCTCGCCGGGGCTGTACGACCGCATCGAGGGCATGGAGCATCTGGACAAGGTCATCGAAATCGACCAGTCCCCCATCGGGCGCACGCCGCGCTCCAACCCGGCGACCTACACGGGCGTCTTTACCGAAATCCGCGACCTGTTCACCCGCACCCCCGAAGCGCGGCGCCGGGGCTACCAGGCCGGGAGGTTCTCCTTCAACGTCAAGGGGGGGCGCTGCGAACACTGCAAGGGCGACGGCGTGATGAAAATCGAGATGAACTTCCTGCCCGACATCTACGTGCCCTGCGAGGTGTGCAAGGGAGCGCGGTACAACCGCGAAACGCTGGAAGTCAAGTACAACGGCAAGACGATTGCCGACGTGCTCGACATGACGGTGGAAGACGCGCAGGCGTTTTTCGAGGCGATTCCGGCCATCGAGCGCAAGATGAGCCTGCTGCTCGACGTGGGCCTGGGCTACATGAAAATCGGGCAGCCGAGCACCACCCTCTCGGGCGGCGAGGCGCAGCGCATCAAACTGGCGACCGAACTGGCCAAGCGGGCCACCGGCAAGACGATTTACATCCTCGACGAGCCGACCACCGGCCTGCACTTCGAGGACGTGCGCAAGCTGATGGAGGTGCTGCAACGCCTCGCGGAGGGCGGTAACACGCTGGTCATCATCGAGCACAGCCTCGACGTGATGAAGTGCGCCGATTACGTCATCGACCTTGGCCCGGAAGGGGGCGTGCGCGGCGGGACCATCGTGGCGACGGGCACCCCGGAACAGGTCGCCGCCCACCCCACGAGCTACACCGGCGAGTACCTGCGCCGTGTGCCGGGCATCGTGGCCGCCGCGCCGAGGGCGCAGGCACAGAAGTCCGAGAAGGCAAGGAAGCCCGAGAAGACGGACAAACCCGCCAAAGCCCCGGCGAAGAAAGGGAAAAAGGTGGTGTCGGGAGCCTGAGCGCGCCCTGCTTCCTCTCTGCTGAGGCCCCCTCGCCCACGCGGCGGTGGGGGCCTTTTCCCTGCACGGCGCTGCCCCGAAACCTGACCGGGGCCGGGGCGCGTGCTAAAACTGAGGGCGCATGACCGTTGCCGCTTCTCCTTCTGCCCAGGCCGACCGCAAGGCCCTGTGGACGTTCCTGCGTGTTCTGCTCGGGCTGGCGCTGCTGGCCGGACTGGCCTACTTCCTGTGGACCCCGGGCGCGTGGGCGAACAAGCTGTTCGTCTGGGTGCTGCTGACCCTGCTGGCCGACGAATGCTCGGGCTGGTTCGGCTACGCCGGGGTGGCGCTGGGGGCGCTGGTGTTTCTGGCGCCGGGCGCCACGCCCGAACAGTGGTTCGTGGTCCTGCCGCTGGTCGGCGCGGCCCTGTTCGCGCTGCTGCTGCTCAAGCATTCGGGCGGGGCGTTCGTCTTGCCCTTCGCGGCGCTGATTTTTGCGGGCGCGGTGCTGGGGGCCGACCGGGTGGGCCATGCGCTGGAAACCCCCATCAAGCTGCTGGGCACCGCCGAGTTTCGCCGCATGGCCCTGCTGCCGATGGCAATAGGCGTCACCCTGAGCTTCGTGCGGCAACTCGTGACGACGCTGCTGCGCTGGCACCGCCGCCGTCAGGCCGCTCGGCCCGCGCCTGTGGCGGCCCCCGCTGCCGACAGCACGGAGGTGACGGAAGTGGTCGTGGCCGACCCTGCCGCCTCCACGGTCACTCAGACTTCCCCCGCGCCCCAGACCCCTCCTACGACGCCAAAACGCAAATAACCGAAAGGACGAGCAGAGCAGGCAAAGGGTGGTGACCCCCTTTGCCCGCTCACTTTTTATTGACTCGAAGCTGTATTCAGCCTTCAGCGGCGCAGGGTGGGCGGAAACTCCGGCTGCGGCGTCCAGGGCAGCAGCCGGGGCAGGTCGAGCGGCAACGTGAAGCGGCGCTCCCCGCGTTGCAGGGTCAGGGCGCCCGTTTTCAGTTCGGTCCTCACGCCGGGAAGCGTGGTCAAGGAGCGCAGCGCCACAAGGCTCTGGCCGCCAGCCGTCCGCACCGGGACGGTCAGCCGCCCCTCGCCGCTCACCAGCAGAGCGCGGGTGGGGCTGCTGGCCGTGACCTGATACCCCAGCTCCGCTGCGAGGGGCATGAGCGGCAGGTAGATGACCCCGCCGATGACCTGAGGGACGAGAAGCGCAGTGGCCGGGGTTTCGACAGCCGACGCCGGAGCCGCAGGCTGGGCAGGAGCAGGTAGAGGGCGGGGCGCGGCTTGGGGCTGAGCTGGGGCTGGTGCCTGTGCCAGCGTCGGCAGGGGCGGCTGCTGGCTGGTGGTGGCCTTTGCCGCCGCCTGCCGGGCCTGGGTCTGTGCGGCCAGTTCTGCCGCCGTCGCGCTGCGTCCCAGTCCCAGCGGCGAGGCGCGGAAGGTGGGCCAGGGGCCGGTCGCCAGTGGGCGCAGGTTCTCGATGGCACTCAGGAGGCCGCCGTCCACCGCGAAGTACAGGGTGCCCCGGTCGCTCACCGCCGCCCCGGTATCGATTTTTGCCGTGCCCGGCAGGGTCCACAGTGCCTGTCCCGTCGGCGTGACCGCGTGCAGGGTGCCGCCGAGGTCACCGACCACCACGCTGCCGTCGCTCAGTTCGGCGGCGGGCGCGGCGATGGCGGCTCCGGCGCGGTAGGCCCAGGCGTCCTGCCCGGCGGTGGTCAGGGCGTAGAGCTGCCCGTCGTAGCTGCCCACCACCACCAGTCCGGCGCGGGTGACGATGGGGCTGGCATTGACGAACAGGCCGGTGACCCGCGTCCAGCGCAGCGTGCCCGCCGGGGTCAGGCTGTACAGGCTGCGGTCCCCCGAGCCGAAATAGAGGTTGCCCTCGGCGTCGAGCGCAGGTGAACTGAACACCGACGACCGCGCCGCGTAGGTCCACAGCAGCCGCCCCTCGGGGCTGAGCGCGTGCATCCGGCCGTTTTGCGCCCCGAAGTAGAGGGTGCCGTCACTCGACACGGCGGGCGAACTGAAGACCGGCGCCCCCACCTTGTAACTCCACAGCGTCTGTCCCGCCGGACTCAGGGCGAAGACGCTGCCGCCCGCCGTCGCCACGACCACGCTGCCGTCGGGCCGCAGGGCGGGGCTGGCGAAGATGTCCCCGTCGAGTTTGACTTTCCAGTTCAGTTGTCCGCTGGGGGAAAGCGAATACACCGTGTCGTCGTAGGCCGCCGCGATGACGCCCCCGTCGGGGGTGAGCACCGGCTGGGCGCGGCCCAGGTCCCCCAGGGCGAACGACCACAGCTCCTGGCCGCCCGCGTCGGTGCGGTGCAGGCGGCTGTCGTTGCCGATATAGGTCAGCTCTCCGCGCGGCCCGATGCTGACCGGCGACGACACCTTCAGCGGCTTGGTCCAGCTCACCCGGGGGGCTGCGGCGGGGCGGCTGCTCGTGGCTGCCGGGGTGGGGGCGGCTGTTTGCGCCAGGCCAGCAGAATGCGCCAGCAGGCCCGCACTCAGAATGAAGGTCGTCAGCGGGAGAAGGGGCAGAGCAGGAAGCGCCAAGAAGGGGCGGCGGGCAGCAGGGTCGGACATGGCAGGTCAGCTCCTTGGTCGTCGGTCTGAATCGGCGGTGTTGGCCTTTGATCGTGTCTTTAAGCACCCTTTACGCACGGAGTGGGCCTTGGGACAACTGGTGGACGCGCCTCAAACTAGCGCCCTAAGATGTGACTCGTTATGAAAAAGACTCTGATGCTGACTGCTTTTGCGCTGGCTGGCCTCGCCGCCGCGCAGACCGCTCCTGCCACCACGGCGCCCGCCACGGCCCCGATGACCACCACGAGCACGGTGACCGGCACCACGGCGGGCGACGCGATGATGACCCCCGCCACCCTGTCGGCCAGCGACAACTTTGCCCGCGCTCAGGAGTACGCCGTGCAGGCAGACGTGGCTTACCCGGCGCCCTTCTACGACCGCACCCTGTGGAAGGCCGCCGTGG is from Deinococcus wulumuqiensis R12 and encodes:
- a CDS encoding PQQ-binding-like beta-propeller repeat protein, whose amino-acid sequence is MSDPAARRPFLALPALPLLPLTTFILSAGLLAHSAGLAQTAAPTPAATSSRPAAAPRVSWTKPLKVSSPVSIGPRGELTYIGNDSRLHRTDAGGQELWSFALGDLGRAQPVLTPDGGVIAAAYDDTVYSLSPSGQLNWKVKLDGDIFASPALRPDGSVVVATAGGSVFALSPAGQTLWSYKVGAPVFSSPAVSSDGTLYFGAQNGRMHALSPEGRLLWTYAARSSVFSSPALDAEGNLYFGSGDRSLYSLTPAGTLRWTRVTGLFVNASPIVTRAGLVVVGSYDGQLYALTTAGQDAWAYRAGAAIAAPAAELSDGSVVVGDLGGTLHAVTPTGQALWTLPGTAKIDTGAAVSDRGTLYFAVDGGLLSAIENLRPLATGPWPTFRASPLGLGRSATAAELAAQTQARQAAAKATTSQQPPLPTLAQAPAPAQPQAAPRPLPAPAQPAAPASAVETPATALLVPQVIGGVIYLPLMPLAAELGYQVTASSPTRALLVSGEGRLTVPVRTAGGQSLVALRSLTTLPGVRTELKTGALTLQRGERRFTLPLDLPRLLPWTPQPEFPPTLRR
- the uvrA gene encoding excinuclease ABC subunit UvrA codes for the protein MQPTQPHPSVPQLTVRGAREHNLKDITVSFPRDQFVVITGVSGSGKSTLAFDTIYAEGQRRYVESLSAYARQFLGLMEKPDVDAITGLSPAISIDQKTTSHNPRSTVGTVTEIHDYLRLLYARVGTPYCPLCGRKIEKQSPTEITDRLLAEFPDKRAILLAPAVRGRKGEYRKLFADLKREGFSRVRVDGTLYELEEAEKLKLEKFEKHDVDIVIDRLTLREGDRSRIAESVELGVRRGEGLLRVLLPDAGENGEAHEELYSEKFACPEHGSVLEELEPRSFSFNSPYGACGDCAGLGFKQEFSPERIIDEKLSIDDGAIIPWTKKGADAGIYYHDKLKALAAHLDFDLTTPWKNLPARAQRAVLHGPGEAFPVVYKRGGKETMRFMTEFEGVVTNLERRYADTESEFMREKLEELMELRPCPTCGGTRYKPEILAVRAGGLNISQVGGMSVLEADGFFRQLQDGELDHDAIQPFLKGHTGGTAKAHGPLHYEYQLNTFGAAVAAPILRAIRTRLKFLVDVGLDYLSLDRTANTLSGGEAQRIRLATQVGSGLTGVLYVLDEPSIGLHPKDNGRLIGTLKNLRDLGNTLLVVEHDEDTMLEADYLIDMGPGAGVHGGEVVASGTPEQVKAAKNSLTGKYLRGELKIEVPRERRGGNGKFLKVFGARQNNLQNVDIAIPLGTMTVVTGPSGSGKSTLIHDVLHATLARELNGAKTSPGLYDRIEGMEHLDKVIEIDQSPIGRTPRSNPATYTGVFTEIRDLFTRTPEARRRGYQAGRFSFNVKGGRCEHCKGDGVMKIEMNFLPDIYVPCEVCKGARYNRETLEVKYNGKTIADVLDMTVEDAQAFFEAIPAIERKMSLLLDVGLGYMKIGQPSTTLSGGEAQRIKLATELAKRATGKTIYILDEPTTGLHFEDVRKLMEVLQRLAEGGNTLVIIEHSLDVMKCADYVIDLGPEGGVRGGTIVATGTPEQVAAHPTSYTGEYLRRVPGIVAAAPRAQAQKSEKARKPEKTDKPAKAPAKKGKKVVSGA
- a CDS encoding UvrD-helicase domain-containing protein, with amino-acid sequence MTASPGAPDLLQALNPTQAQAADHFTGPALVIAGAGSGKTRTLIYRIAHLIGHYGVQPGEILAVTFTNKAAAEMRERASHLVPGAGDLWMSTFHSAGVRILRAYGEHIGLRRGFVIYDDDDQLDIIKEVMGSVPGIGAETQPRALRGIIDRAKSNLWTPDDLGRSREPFISGLPRESAAEVYRRYEARKKGQNAIDFGDLITETVRLFQEVPGVLDRVQNRARFIHIDEYQDTNRAQYELTRLLASRDRNLLVVGDPDQCLLPGTLICTPQGWRPIETLQVGDRICGTGGKNRVTGGEITQVKRGESHGRHWRVKTASAELTGTPHHVVLARHQPMQGQWYVSLMQREDRGYRIGLTMGARQNGEGRTDYGCRVRLNQEHGDKVWVLRICDSRADAAYWEAYYAAKYGLPTVLFHGVGRQLALSEAHLQRLFAELDTAAAAQRLMADLHLHPEFPHHRPQNGLRRQSVNLVMFQDFRSGQVGYHRIQWSSSRADVAERLLQAGHAVRSNGRGGYRLELSRKDYPQALAEAQQIARDGGLELQRMAQIGGVMYAFLPLSHLHPGMTVLVERGGELVEEAVEAVDTFDYAGPVYDLTVSPLHTYLAGGMLVHNSIYKFRGADIQNILDFQQDYPDAKVYMLEHNYRSSGRVLEAANKLIENNTERLDKTLKPVKELGHPVTFHRATDHRAEGDYVADWLTRLHGEGRAWSDMAILYRTNAQSRVIEESLRRVQIPTRIVGGVGFYDRREIRDILAYARLAINPADDVALRRIIGRPRRGIGDTALQKLMDWAREHRTTILNACANAAEQNILDRGAQKAVEFARLMEAMSEAADNYEPAAFFRFVMETSGYLDLLRQEGQEGQVRLENLEELVSAAEEWSQENEGSIADFLDDAALLSSVDDMRTKAENKGAPEDAVTLMTLHNAKGLEFPVVFIVGVEQGLLPSKGAMAEGPGGIEEERRLFYVGITRAMERLLMTAAQNRMQFGKTNAAEDSAFLEDIEGLFDTVDPYGQVVEYRAKTWKQYRPTVPAATTAVKNTSPLTADLAYRGGERVRHPKFGEGQVLAVAGVGERQEVTVHFASAGIKKLMVKFANLTKL
- a CDS encoding NUDIX domain-containing protein — encoded protein: MRARRRTARPDKRGAGAPEPFFFLPGGTLRTDEDAARCARREWEEEAGLPCGPLRPAAVVENFFGPPEKRRTKSAFISVWRSCPPLCRTARSASSTMPTPASSGWR